Proteins encoded together in one Staphylococcus aureus window:
- a CDS encoding ABC transporter ATP-binding protein: protein MEPLLSLKSVSKSYDDLNILDDIDIDIESGYFYTLLGPSGCGKTTILKLIAGFEYPDSGEVIYQNKPIGNLPPNKRKVNTVFQDYALFPHLNVYDNIAFGLKLKKLSKTEIDQKVTEALKLVKLSGYEKRNINEMSGGQKQRVAIARAIVNEPEILLLDESLSALDLKLRTEMQYELRELQSRLGITFIFVTHDQEEALALSDFLFVLKDGKIQQFGTPTDIYDEPVNRFVADFIGESNIVEGRMVRDYVVNIYGQDFECVDMGIPENKKVEVVIRPEDISLIKAEEGLFKATVDSMLFRGVHYEICCIDNKGYEWVIQTTKKAEVGSEVGLYFDPEAIHIMVPGETEEEFDKRIESYEEVDNA from the coding sequence TTGGAACCGTTATTATCATTAAAATCAGTTAGTAAAAGCTATGATGATCTTAATATCTTAGATGACATAGATATTGATATTGAATCAGGATACTTTTATACATTATTAGGTCCTTCAGGTTGTGGTAAAACAACAATTTTAAAATTAATTGCAGGGTTTGAATATCCTGACAGTGGTGAAGTGATTTATCAAAACAAACCAATTGGTAATTTACCACCAAATAAACGTAAAGTGAATACAGTCTTTCAAGATTATGCATTATTTCCACACTTAAACGTCTATGATAATATCGCTTTTGGTTTGAAATTAAAAAAATTATCAAAAACCGAAATTGATCAAAAAGTAACTGAGGCATTAAAATTAGTAAAACTTTCAGGTTATGAAAAAAGAAATATTAATGAAATGAGTGGCGGACAAAAGCAACGTGTTGCAATTGCACGTGCTATCGTAAATGAACCAGAAATATTATTGTTAGATGAATCTTTATCCGCATTAGATTTGAAATTGCGTACTGAAATGCAATATGAATTACGAGAATTGCAATCTAGATTAGGTATTACATTTATATTTGTAACACATGATCAAGAAGAAGCGTTAGCATTAAGTGACTTTCTTTTTGTATTAAAAGATGGGAAAATTCAACAATTTGGCACACCAACAGATATATATGACGAACCAGTGAATCGATTTGTAGCTGATTTTATTGGAGAATCTAATATTGTTGAAGGGCGCATGGTTAGAGATTATGTCGTGAATATTTATGGGCAAGATTTCGAATGTGTCGATATGGGTATTCCTGAAAATAAAAAAGTAGAAGTCGTTATTCGACCAGAAGATATATCATTAATCAAAGCTGAAGAAGGATTATTTAAAGCAACTGTTGATTCTATGTTATTTAGAGGGGTCCACTATGAAATATGTTGTATAGACAATAAAGGTTATGAATGGGTAATACAAACGACTAAAAAAGCTGAAGTAGGCAGTGAAGTTGGTCTTTATTTTGATCCTGAAGCCATTCATATTATGGTTCCTGGAGAAACAGAAGAAGAATTTGATAAACGTATTGAAAGCTATGAGGAAGTAGACAATGCGTAA
- a CDS encoding ABC transporter permease, translating to MRNTNKFLLIPYLLWMVIFIIVPVVLLIYFSFLDINGHFSFTNYQQIFTTKYLKMFAYSILYAASITIITLTISYPAAYYITRSKFQNILLMIMIIPTWINLLLKTYAFIGLLSHDGVINQFFHLFNLPSFNLLFTTGAFLVVASYIYIPFMILPIFNSMKAIPNNLLQASSDLGASPFYTFRKVIMPLTKEGVMTGIQVTFIPSLSLFMITRLIAGNKVINIGTAIEEQFLTIQNYGMGSTIAIFLIVFMAFILIITKSSNGRG from the coding sequence ATGCGTAATACTAATAAATTTCTCTTAATCCCGTATTTACTATGGATGGTTATATTTATTATTGTACCAGTTGTATTACTCATTTATTTTTCATTTTTAGATATCAATGGACATTTTAGTTTCACGAATTATCAACAAATTTTTACTACAAAATATTTGAAAATGTTTGCATATTCAATTTTATATGCCGCTTCAATAACAATTATTACCTTGACTATCAGTTATCCAGCTGCCTATTATATTACTCGTTCGAAATTTCAAAATATCTTATTAATGATAATGATTATTCCAACATGGATAAATTTATTGTTAAAGACATATGCTTTTATAGGTTTATTAAGTCATGATGGCGTGATTAATCAATTTTTCCACTTATTTAATTTACCATCATTCAATTTGTTATTTACAACTGGTGCGTTTTTAGTAGTGGCAAGTTACATTTATATACCATTTATGATTTTACCTATATTTAATAGCATGAAAGCAATTCCTAATAATTTATTGCAGGCCTCAAGTGATTTAGGTGCCAGTCCTTTCTATACTTTTAGAAAAGTAATCATGCCGTTAACAAAAGAAGGTGTTATGACTGGGATTCAAGTAACCTTTATTCCATCACTTTCATTATTTATGATTACAAGATTAATTGCAGGTAATAAAGTCATAAATATAGGTACGGCAATAGAGGAACAATTTTTAACAATTCAAAATTATGGTATGGGATCAACTATAGCTATATTCTTAATTGTATTTATGGCATTCATTTTAATCATTACAAAATCATCTAATGGGAGAGGGTGA
- a CDS encoding ABC transporter permease, translating into MKWYGKLYIGILLAILYIPIFFLMFYSFNSAGNMIHFEHFTLEHYQSLFQNDHLMSVIFNTIAVALLAASISTVIGTFGAIAIYYLRNKKFKVTLLTLNNVLMVSSDVVIGASFLIMFTTIGHFTGLGLGFWTVLISHIAFCIPIVVIIVLPQLYEMNNNMLNAARDLGATEPQLLSNIIIPNILPSIIGGFFMALTYSLDDFTVSFFVTGNGFSVLSVEVYAMARKGISMEINAISTLLFAVIVLGILGYYLIQYVINKKKLIKRGVK; encoded by the coding sequence ATGAAATGGTATGGAAAGCTGTATATCGGGATACTTTTAGCGATTTTATACATCCCAATATTCTTTTTAATGTTCTATTCATTCAATTCGGCTGGTAATATGATTCACTTTGAACATTTTACATTAGAGCATTATCAATCATTATTTCAAAATGATCATTTAATGTCGGTCATTTTTAATACGATAGCTGTAGCACTTTTAGCAGCCTCAATTTCTACAGTTATTGGTACATTTGGTGCCATTGCTATTTATTATTTAAGAAATAAAAAGTTTAAAGTAACTTTACTAACATTGAATAATGTCTTGATGGTATCATCCGACGTTGTCATAGGTGCATCATTCTTAATTATGTTTACAACGATTGGCCATTTTACTGGTCTTGGTTTAGGATTTTGGACAGTTCTAATATCTCATATTGCATTTTGCATACCTATAGTTGTGATTATCGTCTTACCACAACTGTATGAAATGAATAATAATATGTTAAATGCTGCAAGAGATTTAGGAGCGACTGAACCACAATTATTAAGCAACATTATTATTCCTAATATTTTACCTTCTATTATAGGAGGATTCTTTATGGCTTTAACTTATTCACTAGACGATTTCACAGTAAGTTTCTTCGTTACTGGTAATGGCTTTAGTGTGTTATCAGTTGAAGTTTATGCTATGGCGAGAAAAGGAATTAGTATGGAAATTAATGCGATTTCAACATTATTGTTTGCTGTTATTGTATTAGGAATACTAGGATATTATTTGATTCAATACGTGATAAATAAGAAAAAACTAATCAAGCGAGGTGTAAAATAA